The Nitrospira sp. sequence GTTGCCACCCAGCAGGGTCACGAGGCATTGGCGACCGAGAGTTGCCCCGATCTCCTGGCGCCGACTCTCAGGCGAATTGCGCGCCGAGCCAGGGGAATATCGTCGTCTACTCTTCAACCGACTCGTCAGCGCGTTGCCTCGCGGATGATCGATGCCCTTCTCAAAAAGTCGTGGATAACGCTCGAGCCGTCGAACAACTCCGAGATCGGTCCACCAAAGCGGCACGAGAGACTCGTGGCGGACGAGCATGGTCGCAGAACGCCGATACAGACTCTTCCGATTACAGAAAAGCTTCCTGAGGTGGATTCTTCTTGGAGAACTCAAGTCGCCCATTGTCTGCAAAGTCACCGCATGAGGAAAATCGTTCTTCATGCTCCATGGCAACATCGAATCAGTAGGCTTGCCGACGCCGTTCAACAGACGCACGCAACAGAGCGATCTACCATTGTGCTCTGCGGCGAGATCGCGAGAGCGGTGTGGTTGAAAAACCTGCTCTCAACTCTCACAGGACTTCCGATTACCCTCGCACACTCGTCGTCAGGATTCGACCGATGGCAACGGCGGCAAGGACCGACTCCATCGATTGTCGTGGGAACTCGCTCAGCCGTCTTTGCCCCCCTTCGATCCATCGGACTGATTTGGGTGGACGGAGAGGAAGATCCGGCGCTCAAAGAACCTCAAGAGCCCCGTTATCACGCCCGGGAGGTGGCTGGTTTGAGAGCTGAAAGTGAGCGGGCGCTTCTTGTCCTCGCATCGGCGCATCCATCCCTTGAGTCGCGGTTCGACACCGCAGCCGAGATGTACCACGTTCCACAGGATGTTGATCCGCACCCTCACATTGAGCTCGTCGACCTCCGCAATGAAGCAGGAGGGACGTTGTTCAGCCAGAAGCTTATCTTAGCGATGCAGGAAGCGCTCGGGAACCATGCCAAGATTCTGTTGTTTCTTAATAGGAAGGGTTATGCCAGAACCCTGGTATGCCGAGACTGTGGTTGGGTGCCTCGCTGCCCCTCCTGTGCTGTGCCGCTCACATACTACCGGGAAGCCGGGAGGCTGACGTGTCGCTACTGTGGGAGGGTGGATGGGTTGCTGGATGTCTGTCCCTTGTGCCATGCATCTCGTGTGAGCCCCCTTGGAGACGGTACTGAGAGGATTGAAGCCGAAGCGCATCGTTTGTTTCCACATGCCAAGCTGGCGCGGCTCGATGGCGATACACTCCGCCGTCCTGCTTCTGCCCGTTCTCTATGGGAACGTGTGAGATCGGGGGCCTGGGATATTCTGATTGGGACGCAAGCCCTGTTTGGCCGGGAACCCCTGCCCCAGCAGGAACTGGTCGGGATCCTTCAAGCAGATTCCGGGTTACACGTCTCAGACTTTCGAGCAGCGGAACGGACCTATCACCTGCTGGTGGATGCCGTAAGCCTGGCCCGTCCGGCATCCGCCGGGGGTCGGGTCATCTTACAGACGCGGCTCCCGGCACACCATGCCGTGCAGGGCGTGCTATCAGCAAATCCTGGTCAGTTCTATGATGAAGAATTCACTGCACGTCAGCTCCTGAATTATCCGCCAGTCTGTCACTTGGCCGATCTTTCGATCACCGGAAAAGACGCGAATATTGTCGAAGAAGCGGCCAAGCACTGGGGCGCGGAGATTGGACAACCTGCCTGCAATCAGGAGCCTGTCGTCGTGTTAGGGCCGGTGCCGGCAATTAGCGGACGGCCCTCCGGTCATCATCACCATCGCATGCTGGTCAAAGCGACCGATCTCGGTATACTCAGCCGCAGGATCCATGACTCTGTCCAGCACATGGAGCGAGAGTACCACAAGGGACGGATCAAGTTTACCGTCGACGTCGATCCGGTTGAGACTGGATAGCTTACACGACTTTCTTTTTCTTGGTTGCCCGGGGCGTCGGCACTGCTGCTGATTGCTCTCCGGACATACCCTGACGCTCCCTCCGTGCTCGGCTGAACAGCCCATAAGAAAACGAGACCCAAAACACCGATGAAAAGAGACCCAGCACCACGGCTGAAAGAATCGTCCCCATCTCAGCCTCAGGAAGTGCGTCCGAAGTGCCCTTCATTTGAATCATCAACACCAATGGCCAAGCAAAACTCTCCAGGCCGAGCACCAAGGTGGACCACGCCCATATTTCCGTGATCGATTCCGCCTTCAACCATAGAAACACCCCTACGACCAAGCCCCATCCGAGCACGAGGAATGGAGACACGGTTCCCCAGATGAGCCAGAACCCGACGACGGTAACCAGAGTCCCAAGAAACAGGTTGAGGAGTCTCATGACAAGGATGAGGACAAAACAAAGGGGAGAGTCTGACGGGACCGTGCTGTGATGTCAATGGGAAGAAATGGGGAACTCTGCGCGGCAGACCGTTTAGGGGATGATTTCCTCAGCAACCGTGTCTAGAAGAACCTTGAGCTCGAATGGTTTCTGAAGAGTCCGTCGAGCTCCAAGCATCTTTGCGACATCCAAGAAATTAAGGACGCCGATCGCCTCACTTCCGCCTGTCATGGCAATGACACGAGAATTAGGAAACTCCCGCCGAAGCCTCATGATACCCTCTAATCCGTCTTGGTCGGGCATGAGAATATCCATGATGACAAGGTCCGCCGATCTGGCCCGATACCGTTCGAGTCCCTCTTTTCCATCACGAGCCTCCTCAACCTCATAGCCTGCCTGCTCCAGAGCTTCCCGTATGAGCTGGCGAACCTGGTCTTGATCATCAACGACGAGGACCGACGGCATCCGACACCTCTATCGGCAACAGCGATGGTTCCTGATCAATATGCGTCGGCGGAGCCGTGGATACCCGTGTCATGCTTCGGCGAATCTGCTGCGTCAGCTCACGGGCTTTTCGCCCCGCCGTGATGACCTGACCGATATGGCGATGAGCTTTGCTCTCGGTTGGAATCAACGCCAGTGCCAACTCACTAAAGCCCAGTACGGCCGTAAGACTGTTGTTAAACTCGTGCGCCATGGCGCCGGCCATCGGATTGACCGTCCCCATCTCGACAATCGTGGCTAAGTACGACGTTCCTGACGACAGATGGATGGGGTGAACGGCGACCTCGATCGGGAATTCAGAGCTGTCCTTTCGAACTCCGTGCAATTCCAGAGCTCCCTCCTTACTGCTCGATGAAGAGGCTGAACGGCTATTGGCACGGAGGTCCTGCTGCCACACACGACCCCGGGAAGACAGCAAGCATTCAACAGGCCGGCCCAACAACTCCTCACGAACATAGCCGAACATGTGTTCGATCATCCCGTTGACCAAGGAGATAGTTCCGTCGTGATGAATCATGAGCATGCCGCCGGGGACCGATTCCATGACGGTCTTGAATTGAAGCTCTCGCTCCTCCGCCATAGTCACGACGAGCTTGTAGTCCGTGATGTCTTCAATGGTTCCAGACATCCGAATCGCCTGGTCTGTTGAACCTCGCATGAGGACGCCGCGGCAGCGGATAAACCGAATATCGCCGCTGGGCTGGATGATTCTGCACTCGATGTCGTATGGACGATCGGAACTGAGCGTCTCCTCGACGAGGGTGCGAACACGATCACAGTCCTCCGGATGAAGGGCCTTCTTAAAGGTGTCATATGTCGGCGGCACCGAACCTGGTTCGTATCCAAAGATGCGGTATTGCTCAGCCGACCATACCGCGCCATGGTCGAGACCCCATGCCCAATGATGCATCTCAACACTCGCGTGCGCGTGCTCACGGTGATTATCAACGTGAGAACCTTGGATGTCAGTCCTCTTCCGGCAAGACATATCCGAGAAACAGACTAGGAACGACGCGCTTCCATCCCACATGATTGGGGCTGCCGAGAGCTCCACATCAACGGGTTGTCCGTCAAGACGCAGGAATCGGGTTTCAAGCGTCTTGGTCGAATAACTTGACGCCTCTATCTGCACCATCAATGGTCGTGCGACCTCCTGGGAGTCGCAATGGATGATGTCACAAAAGTGTTTTCCAATAAGCTGTTCGGCCGACGAGGCTCCGAGAATCTTCAGACCGGTCCTGTTGACATATGCGACCCTTGTTTCGGTCGTGACCAACATTCCTTCTGAGGCAAGATCACACAGGAAGGTCGGGGAAGGCATCTTGTGCAGATCCGCTTCCAGCTGCCGGATGTGTGACACATCATTCATCACCCAGATGACCGACGTCAGCCGTCCCGCCTGGTCCACCACCGGAGTCAGCGTCACTTCATTCCAAAACGACGTACCGTTTTTACGGTAGTGGCGCAGGGACACTCGGCAGGCACTTCCGTCTTGAAGAGCCAACGCGAGCTTTTCTATCGAAGCTCGATCGGTATCCGGCCCACTCAAGATCGCCGTCGTCTGACCGACTATCTCGTGTTCAGCGTAGCCGGTCAGTATGAGAAAGGCGGGATTGACATAGACCACGGGATGATGTGGGAACGTTGCATCCGTCACGAATACGCCGCAATTCGTCGCCGCAATGACCCGTGACTTCAAGACATTTTCGCGGCGGTATCGAATGGCTATCCAAAGAGAGGCGCTGAGAAGGAGGATCAACCCTAGGAAGAGACCAGCAGTCATGTGGAACAACCTCCGGTCTGCGTGTATAGAGTTGTTACGAATACGAAGAAACTGAGGTAAGTCTATAGAGATCCGGGAGGAATGCCCAGATATGAACGTTATTTGCAGGCTAGAATTTTGCCCCTAGAAATGGTAGAGCCGAATGCTGTCGGACTATCCTTGGCGTTTCACGAAGAAGGCAGCCGCTTGCGCGCGCCGCGTGATGCGGAGCTTCTGAAACACATTCGCCAAATAGTTCTTGACCGTCTTGTCGCTGAGGCCCAGAGCGACTGCGATTTCCTTGTTCGTCTTCCCCTCGGCCACCAGCGCGACAACCCGTTCTTCCTGGGACGACAGCTGATCTGAGCCCGGAGTCGCCGGCAGATCGTGCAATCCTCTCAGCCACCGCAGCGCCCGTTCTGTCACACCGGAATCTAAGATCGATTGGCCCCTGGCGACCGAACGGATCGCTTCCAGCAAGCCCGGTGAGTCGATTTCCTTCAGGACGTAACCATGAGCCCCGGCGAGTACTGCAGCGAGAACGGAATCATCGTCGGCGTAGGATGTCAGGAAAATCACCCGTGTGCCCGGCAAGACTCCGAGAATCTCTCGGCACGCATCAACCCCGGAACCGTCGGGGAGGCGGACATCCATCAAGACCACGTCAGGCTTCAGCTTCTGCGTTTGCTGGACCGCCTCAGCCATCGTGCCCGCTTCCCCCACCACCGTGACACCCTGGGTTTGGCCGAGTACCGTCCGAAGCCCCACGCGAATGACTTCATGATCGTCCACGAGCAACACTCGAATGGTGTGAGTTTTAGTTGTGAGCATAGTGCGCGTCCTTTGGGAGATCGAGCAGGATTTTCGTTCCCTTGAAAGGTTTTGACTGCAGCGCAAACAACCCGCGGACCTTTTGAGCCCGTGCCGCCATGTTGGCCAACCCATAACCAATTCCTTGAGCCGATCGTGCATTGAAGCCGACTCCGTCATCGGTAATGGAAAGACGAACCGACTGGCTGAGCTCTCGAAACGACACAGTGATCCGTGTGGCTCGACTGTGACGCAATGCGTTACTGAGCCCTTCCCGTACGATATTCATGATATGAAGCGCGTGCTCCGTTGAAAGCCGACGCGCGGCTGGGTTGTCGATTCTTACCATACATCTGGCCGCCGAAGAACCTGCCATGCTTTTCACCATGGTTCGCAGAGCGGTCGGAAAGTCACCGCCTTGTATGACGTGAGACTCTAGGCCGGCGATAAAATTCCGCACCTCGCCCATCACTTGGTTGAGTTGCCCGATCGCCTGATCGAGCGTCCTGATAAATTTTCCAGCCATGTGTTCCGGCTGCTGCCTGATCATCGGTTTGCACGTCTCTAGTCCGAGGCCAACCGCATACAACGATTGGAGAAGACCGTCGTGGAGATCCTGGCTGATCCGTTCCCGCTCTTGAAGAGCCGCGCTCAAATCCCGTTCGCGTTGCAAGAGCATCTCTTCCATGCGCTTCCGTTCTGTAATATCGGTTGCGGCGCCAAGCACCATGTGAGCCCGCCCGTGGTCGTCGAAAATCGGCCTCTTCACGGTCTGCACCCAGCGCGTTCGTCCGCTCGCATCGGTGATTCTCTCCTCCGGGATAAACCGATCCCGCCCGGAATTCATCACCTCAAGATCGTTTTGCCGAAAGAACTCGACCTCCTCCGCATTGCTATTGAAATCAGCGTCGGACTTCCCGGTCAGATCTTCCACCGTCGTGCCGTACCAATCGGCGACAGCTTTGTTGGCCATCGTAAAGCGGCCTTCCCGGTCCTTGGCGAAGATGAGGTCCGGATCCGTGTCGATGACCTGTCGCAAGAATGTATGGGAGCGGTGCAGCTCCGCCTCCGCCCGCTTGCGGTCTCCCACATCCCTCAGAATCGCGCAGCCATATTCTTTGCCTGCATACTGCAAGTAGTTGACGGTGACTTCCGCCTCCAAAACACTTCCGGTTCGTGACCGATAGGTTGACTCGAATGTGAGCGAGCCTTGTTGCTTCAGGTTATTCCAATGACCCTGCCACCGTTCTACCTCAACGCTCGGATCGATATCATGCACGGTCATGACGATCAGCTTTTCGCGCGGGTAGTCCAACATTCGACAAGCGGTGTCATTGACGCTAAGAATTCTGGCGCTGGAGTCCACCCACAACACCGCCTCGACCGCCCTATCCACGGAGAATTGGGTCAACCGTAGCGCCTCTTCCACCCGCTTGCGCTCGGTGATGTCCTCGATAATGGCGACCATAAAATGATCGGTGGCCCCCGCAAGAGTCAATCGTGTGGCGTTGACCACAACCCAGACAGCCTGGCCGTCCTTCCGCACGTACCGCTTCTCTATACGGTAGCCTTGCCGGAGGCCTGCGTGCATTTCGTCAGTGAGTGCCAGGTTCTTGGAGAGATCGTCGGGATGGGTGAAGCGCGCATAGGTTTGTCCGAGGAGCTCCTCCGAAGAGAATCCCACAAGCTTACAGAAAGCCTGATTCACCTTCACGTACCGCTTTTCTCCGTCCAGTACCGTGATGCCAAGCGGAGCTTCCTCCACCAGCAACCGGAAGCGCTCTTCGCTCGCCCGTAACGCCTCTTCGGCCCGCTTGCGGTCGGTGATGTCCTCGTGGGCAACCACGACTCCTTCCCCGTCGCCCGCCAAGGCGGTGGCGCGCAGAACGAACCAGCGCTGCTCCGTGGGTGTATGGCAGGGATACTCGATGGTAAAGGCCCCTTGCCGTCCCGTGCGGACCTCTTCGATGCCGTCGAGAATCATCTGCGTCGGTACGTCTTCCTTCAGGACTTGGCGACAGATGCCCAGATAGTTCATGCCGATTCCTGTATTCAAGGAAGGCACCGTCCCGTTGGCACTGGCGAATCGCCTCCAGGCTTCGTTGACGGCCACAATCGCGCCTTCGTGATTCAGCACAGCGATGTGAGCAGACAATGAATTCAAAATGCCGCGGCCCAGTTCTCCGCTTACCCGCAGAGCTTCTTCTGCTCTCTTGCGTTGCGTGATGTCACGGACGAAGGCACAGTGGAATTCCTGCCCTTCATAAGCGAGGAAACTGACGCGAATGTCGATCGGGACGAGCCGCCCATCCTTGGCCCGATGGTTGGTCTCGAAGGACATGGTCCTGTTTCGCCGCGTCTCCTCCCAGAAGCCCGGCCACATGGACGCCGGAAAATCCGGATTGAGGTCATGCACCGTCATGCCGAGGAGCTCGTCTCTCGAATAGCCCACCATGAGGCTGGCGGCCTCATTCGCATAGAGGATCTTGGCGTACGGATCGATCCAGTAAATCGCGTCCACTGCCTGATCCATGGCGAATTGGGTCTGGCGCAACCGTTCCTCCGCCCGCTTACGTTCCGTGATGTCGGAAAACAGGCCGAGTATGGCGGGCTTGCCGTTCCACATGATCCGTGCGGCTTCCACCTGAACTGGAACGGATGTTCCATCTATCTTGAGATATGTTCGCTCCGCGCTATGGACAGAAACCCCGCCTGCGAGCAACCGTGTGATGTTCTCACGGACTTCTTGATGATGGTCCGGATGGATAAACTCAAAAATCGATCGATCCAGAATTTCCTTGGCATCTCTCCCGCCCATGATGAAGATACCGGTTCGGTTGATGTAGACCGTCCGACCTTCACAGATGACGAAGACGCCTGACGGGGAAAGCTCCACCAACGTCCGGTACCGTTCTTCGCTCTCCCGTACTGCCGCTTCAACGTGCTTCAATGCCGTAATATCTCGACCGATACCGGTCATGCCGATGAGCCGGCCGCCACGATCCTTCAGCACGGCGCCGGTCCAGTGGTAGGGAATGGTCCGTCCGTCTTTCGTCACCAAGTGACATTCAACTTCCGCAGTCCCCGCTTCAACCACCTGTTGCATGGCCGCCGCAAGTTTCGGCCGCTCCTCTTCCGGAACGAATGTCAGCGCCGGACGATGCATCAATTCTTCGGGGGAATAGCCGCTGATGTTCCAGACGTGCTTATTCCAATTGACGACCTTCCCCTCGAGATCCAGGGTATACATGATGTCGGGAACGGTCTCGGTGATGTTCTGAAGATCGTGGAGGGCGACTGAGAGGGTCTCCTCCATCCGTTTGCGATCCGTAATGTCGGTATGCGATCCGAGGAGGCGGATTCGTCGGCCGTCGGCTTCCGTCACAAAGGAGGCTCGTGATTCGATCCATCGATAGGTCCCATCCTTGTGCCGCATGCGGAATTCCTGCCGATAGTCGCTCTCAGCGCTTGTCAGGTAGTCCTGCACATACGCGATGGCTCGATCATGATCGTCCGGGTGCAGCCGCGTTTCCCACGTGTCGAATGAGTCCGCCAGCTCCGTGTCTTCGTATCCAAGCTGTCGTTTCCATTCCCTAGAAAGCACGACCTCTTTCGTGTCCGTGTTCCAGTCCCATAACCCGGTCCCCGACGCCTGGAGGGCTTGTCGGAGTTTTTCTTGCGAGGTCCGTAGCATGGCGTCCGTGCGCTTCCGCTCGGTAATGTCCCGTGAGTTGACGATGACGCTGCAGCGTCCTTCAGGATCACACACCGCCCGACCGATTCCTTCGAAATGGCGCCATGAGCGGTCCTTGTGACGAAAGCGAAATTCCGCAATTTGAGGGACTCCAAGCCGCTGGATGAGCAACTGGAACTTTTCCATCACAACGGGAAGATCCTCCTGATGAATGAACTCAAAGGCGATCTGCCCGTCGAGCTCGTGTTGCGCGTAACCGAGCAATCGTTCGAAGGAGGGGCTTTCAAACCGAATCGTGCCGTCCAAATCAAGCACCGTGATGATGTCCGAGGAATGCTCGATCAGCGCGCGGAAGTGAGCTTCGCGCTGTTGCAGCGCGGACTCCGCCCGCTTGCGATCGGTCACATCCAAGGCTGTTCCGGACAGACGAAGGGGCTGCCCGCCGCCGTCGCGGTCCACTTCGCCGCAGCAGTGAATGGTGCGTATCTCGCCATCGGGCCGGACGATCCGGCATTCGATGTCATAGGTTGACGCTCCGGCCAACGCGCCATCGAACGACGCCAGGACCCGGTCATGATCGTCCGGAAGAATTGCCGAGACAAAGGTGTCGAACGTCACCTCGCGTGATTGCGGCTCGTACCCGAATATACGGTAGAGCTCATCTGACCAGTGCACCGCGCCGTTCCCGATATCCCAGTCCCAACTCCCCAAGTGAGCAAGGGCTTGCGCCACATGGAGGTGGCGAGTTCGTTCGTGCAGCACACGGTCCCGTTCGGCAAGGTCACGCGCCAAGTCGGCGACCTGCTTGCGCAGCAGATCCCATTCAGGAAGGTGGCTCGTTGGACTCATGATGAGGCTCCTTGCTGCGTGACACCGATCCTCTATCGATGGTCAGCTCAGCTCATGGGAGTAACCGCTTCCCCCTCGCGAATCGATGAGTGAATGTGGCTTTCGCCAAGAATATTTCTTCGCCTTGGACTGAAGCTACTGGTTCCTAAGAAAAGGTCTCAAGAGGGCACCAGTGTCCTATGGGAATAGAGGAAAGTCTAGATCCAAATGGACCCAGAGCCGGAAGTAGACTCGGGGCAGACGTTCAGGCCGATGGCGTCCACGGCGGGTCTCGAACCCCCACGGCTCTTGCCGCGCACCTCTCAACGATGCGTGTTAGCTGGAGGTCTCATCGGCGTCTTTGGGAAGATCAAGCAGAATTCTTGCCCCTCGATGAGGCTCCGCCCGGACGGCGAACAGGCCGCCGACTTTTTGAGCCCGCGCCGCCATGTTTTCCAACCCGTGACCGACCCCATGGGCCGACCGTGGATTGAATCCGATGCCATTGTCAGTAATGGCCAGACGGACCGAACCGATCAGCTGTCGCAATGATACGGTAATGCGTGTGGCATGGCTGTGACGAAGGGAGTTACTCAACCCCTCCCGCACAATGTTGATGATATGAAGGGCGTGCTCGGTTGAGATATGCCGGCCAGCTGCATCGTCGATCCGCACCCGACATGTGGCCGACGAAGAAGCGCACATGGTTTGGACCATGGTGCGTAAGGCCGTCGGGAGGTCTCCGCCTTGCATAAGGTGAGACTCGAGACCGGCGATGAAATTGCGGATCTCCCCCATGACTTGGTTGAGTTGCCCAATGGCCTGATCAAGTGTCGTCAGAAATTTTTCAGCGACGTGTTCCGGTTGTTCCCTGATCAGCGGCTTACACGTTTCCAACCCGAGCCCGACCGCATACAGCGATTGGAGGATCCCGTCGTGGAGATCCTGGCTGATCCGTTCCCGTTCTTGAAGGGCCGCGCTCAAATCCCGTTCGCGTTGCAGAAGCATTTCTTCCATTCGCTTCCGCTCGGTGATGTCGGTCGACGCGCCAAGCACCATGTGGGCGTGCCCATGGTCATCAATAATGGGCCGCTTGATGGACTGTAACCATCGCATCTTGCCGGACCAATCCGTGATTTTTTCCTCCGCGATAAAGCATTCCTGCAACGAGTTCATGACCTGGAGATCCTTCTGACGAAAGAACTCCACCTCTTCTCCGTTGGGGTTAAAATCAGCATCCGACTGACCGATGAGGTTTTCCACAGTGGTTCCGTAACAATCAGCGACCGCCTTGTTGACCATCGTAAAGCGTCCTTCGCGATCCTTGGCAAAAATAAAATTCGGATCGCCGTCGATCACCTGCCGCAAGAAGGCATGGGACCGGCGTAACTCGTCCTCGGCACGTTTCCGATCCGTGATGTCATCCCCCACCGTCACACTACATTGTTTGCCCTTGAGCTCGATCAGCTCCGACGACAACAGGAACTGGCGAACTTCGCCATGTTTGCTTCGCAGTTTGACTTCCATGTTGCGGATCGACCCCACACGCTTCAATAGATCGACAAAACGTATTCGTTCCTCGGCCGAATACCAGACGCCTAGCTCCAAAGTGGTGTGTCCCTCGACTTCGTCATTGCGATAGCCCAACAGCTGACACGCGGCATCATTGACCTCCACCAGCCGACCGGTGTCTACCTCGCTGATGACCACAGGATGCGGGCTCGCCTGGAACGCCTTGGCAAACCGTTCCTCGCTGGCACGCAGTGCTTCTTCCGCATGCTTGCGCTCGGTGATATCGTCGCACACGATCAGCGCCAACGGTTCTCCATCCAGGCTTTGCAGCACACGCGCAAACTCGCGGACCCAGAGCACCGTGCCATCGTTCCGCACCTTGCGGAATTCCCATTGCGCCACGCCTTCCGGATGACGAAAGAACGCTTCCATTTCAGCACAAACACGCTCTCGGTCTTCTTTAAAAAACACCGTCGTCACCGACTTCCCCACCAGATCCTCGACGCCATAGCCCAAGTACTGCGCGCCGTACTGGTTGACGGACCGGATCATTCCCGTACCGTCCACGGTGAAATACATCGAGGGCGTTTCATCATAGAGGGTCCGGTATCGTTCCTCGCTTTGACGCAATGCGTCCAGTGCCGATTGGTGGTCCAGCTCGCTGCCGAGCCATCTCGCCATGAGTTGGATGAAATCCCGTTCGGACTCGGTATAACGTTTGTCGCGGGGTTCGACACTTGCGAAGTACAGTGTTCCATAGGTGCGTTCCAGTCCGTTGACCACGGCCCCGATATACGATTCCAACTTCAGCGTCGCGTAGGCTGGATGCTGGCGCCATATCGGAGACGCACCGGCATGCTCGAAACTCAACGTCCCGCTCTGGCGAAGGGTCTCGCT is a genomic window containing:
- a CDS encoding PAS domain S-box protein produces the protein MISTGNLSVLDLLRKRVADLSHELAERDSVLHERTRHLRVAQSLAHLGSWDWEIESGEVRCSNELYRIFGLEPGSHHMTFEIFVSALLPEEHDRVVASINDALGGKAPYDVEYRIVRPNGDVRMIHCCGEVLRDDNGKPCRMSGSVLDITERTRTEAMLRSSQEKLRQALQASGIGLWDWNTETKDMSLSDEWKRQLGYGETELHDSFETWEALLHPDDHDHAIAYVREYVRARQGEYRQEFRLRHKDGTYRWVEARASFVAEADGRRIRLLGSHTDITDRKRMEEAVRESEDRYRALVELSPSGVFVFREGQTVYANHTTAILMGANDPREILERPMFDFIHPDYHHDVRENMKRLLTGRDSVHSAERIYLKRDGTPIHVQVEAARIMWDGKPAILNLVSDVAERKQAEDALRASEELFSKAFRSSPDPMILVELDSGRWLDVNEACLTCLEYPREDVVGRKGDELEHWLPLDTQVRFIERVNREGSIRNFEVAFDTASGEHRDCLMSAERIEYNGKSCMIVLSKDITERRQAEQALWKSRQAIRALHDISSAQGQSFQERVEALLQLGCRFFDLPIGVETFVQGEALEMGPVNAPDSAFHPGMRVPLCNTYCSETLRQSGTLSFEHAGASPIWRQHPAYATLKLESYIGAVVNGLERTYGTLYFASVEPRDKRYTESERDFIQLMARWLGSELDHQSALDALRQSEERYRTLYDETPSMYFTVDGTGMIRSVNQYGAQYLGYGVEDLVGKSVTTVFFKEDRERVCAEMEAFFRHPEGVAQWEFRKVRNDGTVLWVREFARVLQSLDGEPLALIVCDDITERKHAEEALRASEERFAKAFQASPHPVVISEVDTGRLVEVNDAACQLLGYRNDEVEGHTTLELGVWYSAEERIRFVDLLKRVGSIRNMEVKLRSKHGEVRQFLLSSELIELKGKQCSVTVGDDITDRKRAEDELRRSHAFLRQVIDGDPNFIFAKDREGRFTMVNKAVADCYGTTVENLIGQSDADFNPNGEEVEFFRQKDLQVMNSLQECFIAEEKITDWSGKMRWLQSIKRPIIDDHGHAHMVLGASTDITERKRMEEMLLQRERDLSAALQERERISQDLHDGILQSLYAVGLGLETCKPLIREQPEHVAEKFLTTLDQAIGQLNQVMGEIRNFIAGLESHLMQGGDLPTALRTMVQTMCASSSATCRVRIDDAAGRHISTEHALHIINIVREGLSNSLRHSHATRITVSLRQLIGSVRLAITDNGIGFNPRSAHGVGHGLENMAARAQKVGGLFAVRAEPHRGARILLDLPKDADETSS